ggggggcagaaggTGTGAGACCCTGCAGATGATTGGCTGCCTGCcagtgagagagggagcgaaacAGAGAGACTATAGAGagacactgggagagagagagctgggagagaAAAGCACTGACTCAAGTATTCACTGGTATTTTACCAACACTatgattttcatattttacaaatttaCTTTGACTAAAAAACGATAAGAAGATGAACATTATTCATCCCCAAATGCAAATGTTCTGTGTTCAGAGTGTAACAGTCACATTTACCTGCTCACCATTGGAacagccagacccagtcctgcttcctgctgggctggatgCTCCAAAGGTTGGGACACCTGCATCTATTTCTAaggcttcatttccttctcctgctgcagaAAAGATCACTTCtgactttctgtttttaacttGTCATCATTTTTCATCACCAACTATTTAACCCTCATTAAAAGCTGAAAACTGGGGCAATACTCAATAAAGTAAGAAAGTAATATTTCAAAAAAGTTCTGAGATAAATCTAAAAAGATTTTAATAcaggaaaataattttaaaaatgagctaccaaataaaatgtcatgatCTGATAATAAACCAGATTTACAGAGGAACATATAAACATGTGTAAAACAATCACCATGACGCTATATTATAATGAGTTTTTATGTAAAGCTCAGTTGTGCATATCAGTTGTTGTGTACCTCATCATGCTGACTGAAGTAGGCAGACCAGAGTCTGTTACAGCCTGAGCGTCTCCATGTCAGGGGGGCGGGCCGCCGTCTTTACACTCAGGTGATATCAAACACCTGTGCAGAAGATTGTCCACTCATCATCACGCTGCCTCACTATTCTGAGGTGGGAAGAACCAAACCACAAGGAAAgtcatttcaaaacatttaaaagaaatgtaataaaagaaaatgtgataaaTGCTGATatgaaaatgacaataaaaactgaTTCAACATTTAATTTAGAAGACAAAAATGTCCTGAAATCAGCTTCTGAAATATGAATTCTTACCTGTCCTTTATTAGAGTGAACTCaacatctctgtgtttttgccTAAAAATGAAAGGCGGAGGAATACTGATATCAGTATGTTCTGTCACTTCATACACTGAGTGGTTAATCAGTTATTAAAGAAATAAGTGTCAGATATATCAATAATATAAGTAACTGAGAAAATGATTCAGAAAATACCAGCTCTTTATAAACAGTTTAGGTCTCCAAACTAGATTTGGAGCCTGGGACCTGGGCCCCATGCTGGAGGATGGAGGGCCTGTCACAGTGCTGCAGATTTCTAACGAACGTGCAATTGAACTAATCAATTTAATTAGACTAATTCAATTGTATGAGGTGAACCTTTTGGGCACCCATACTTGCATCGTACTGTATCTGCGCTGTAATTTGTTTTAGTTGATTTCTGTCTtgtgtttgatttggttttgtCGCTTTCTaaccatattttatatttatattggcCTTCTACAAAGCACTTTGCTGTGGGAAGCTGCTGTACAAACACACTCGCCTTCACAGGCGGTTCAAGCTCGTCACCTGCTGGAGAAAAGTGAGAAGCACATCTGTGTCATTACAATCACCAGACTCCACTTTCTTCTTGCTTTGTTGTTACTCATGCAGACTGATATTATGAATAacttatatatattatacttATAGTCTAGTCCCAGGGCTTTAACGCGGACAGGCTGCAGGTATGTTACCGCCTGTTAGCTCCCCCGTTAGCTCCTACGCTAGCTAATCCTGTTAGCTCCCCGTTAGCTAATCTTGTTAGCTCCCGTTAGCTCCTACGATAGCTAGCTAATCCTGTTAGCTCATGCGTTGGCGTCTGTTAGCTCCTACGCTAGCTAATCCCGTTAGCTCCTACGTTAGTTCCTTCGTTAGCTCCCGTTAGATCCTACGATAGCTAATCCCGTTAGCTCCTACGTTAGTTCCTTCTTTAGCTCCTACGTTAGCTAATCCTGTTAGCTCCTCCGTTAACTTCTACTTTAGCTCCTATTAACTCCCCCGTTAGCTCCAACCTGCTGGTGTGAGACAGTTGAACTCTAACCCACCACAGACTAACAAGCTAATTTAGCAGCTGCAAACAGACCGAGCTAATCACATAACTATAATATAACGTTAGCTTAGCTACTTCAGTTAGCTGTAGCAATGCGAGCTATTATCTTGGGCAGCAACTTTAGTAATGTTAGTTACCGGTTTCCACACGAGTTAACTCTAACGTATAAAATAACGAATAATCCCAATATCCAGAAGACTTGTGAGAAGGGTGGTATACTTTGCTATAAAAGGCTCTTATGTAGAAATCCTATCAGGCGTTGGTGGTATAGTGGTtagcatagctgccttccaaGCAGTTgacccgggttcgattcccggccaaCGCATCTGCTTTTTACACCGTTTGAAGCTGTTAAAGAAAATTACCCTGGACGCCAACTAATACTTTAAATATATGCATAAAATACTCTTTTCAATAATAGTAATGTGAAgtacatttacagacagaatGATTAGTTATTGAACTATATTACAATATATGCCCCTCTACATTTAAACTACATTAAACATTGTATTTGcagctttttaataaaatgaatcacTGGAATTTGTTGAAATAATATTGTCTGCCTGAAAAATCTGAAGTAAAAGACACAatcataaatacaaaatattaattatgCAGTTAATGAAATTGAGAAATATACTGTGTCTGCAAACTAATAAAgtgtaaaacatttacaaaatattagTCTTTTCCTCCTGTGAGCTACCGGTTCACAACGAGATGGACATTAAGAAGAGTCCAAGGTATCAGGCCCTAACCCACAAAGGTACTGTACACATTTGGACAGGTGGAGCTGGAAAAGATTAACATGGGAATACTAGTATCAAAACTATTTACCATATTTATAATTACACCACTCTTTAGTATAAATCTGGATGCTGTTGTGTACCAGTACTCATGTGCTCACCAAGGATGTCCTGTACCACGATGCCACCCCTAACAACCACCTTTTGTCATGCCGACTGACGACCAAGACCAACCGGTTGCCGAGGTGGGTGGACTGCATCTTCCCTAGCAATGTGGTCTGTGACACCTGCGTCCTGGAGGACTCCATTGTTGACGTGAAGGAAATGTAGTTCTAGTGAGTGAACAGGGACCAGACTGCTTCACCTCTCAATCTCTCGTGTATGAAGGTAGTTTCAGAAGAGTCCTCACACTAACAATGAAAACTATCAACTACAGCAACCAGGGCCCTGGTCAAAGAAGTAGAGGGGACAGGGTCCCTAATTAGTTTTCAATGAGTTTCTCAAGGAACAGGGTGACCAGCAGGGGGGCGTAAAGAGctcactgcagctttaaatagtTTCCTACTGGGCTCATTCTGCCCACAGGAACAGAAATGAGATCAGTAGGGAAACTATGTGGATTTTGGCTGTTTTCCAAGTTAGGTCATGGGACATCTTTTTCTCAGATGAAACATAGAAGTTTCACTTTCTCCTGTAATGTTTTTACACAGCACATTAAGATTGAATCATCAAGTGTGGATTTATCacaacagacacatgaacatttGATGATTTTACCTTCTCACTTCCTTCTTCTAAGACTTAACAGAATAACAACATAAATACATGAGCTAAAGTAAACAGGAAATGTCTGTAGCAGATTATAAATCTAACACTggataataaaaacatacagaccACAGTAGTTCAGCAGGACAGTACGTTCATGATGCCCACATGTTTTTGCAGAGTAATAAAAACAGTTCATTCCTTGGCCTGTGCAGCTTAttgcaaacacataaacaacTAGCCCACAAAAGTGACATTACTTGTCGCAGTAAAATCTGTAGCACGTTCCCTGTGCTTTGTTTGGATTAACTCCACTATTCACACTAAACAGCAGGTTTAAGACGCCAACTCActcacaaaaagtaaaaaacaaagcttctgatttatgacacacacCTTGGTGTTTCTAACAGGCACCAATATACACAGAGAGCAGCTTTTTCTTTATCTAGAAAACCTCTAAAAAGACAGGAACCGGGTCCAGGTTCATTCATTGTTGTGGCCTTCAGCTGAACTTTGGTTCATTAAACATGCTGAGGTGTAACAGACTTTAAAATCGATAGATAGAAATAGTTTCCTGAAGCTGCAAAATTCAAAACTTTGCTGAATCTCTTCAGTGCATAtgtttgttcacattttatacTAAATGAGCTGCGCAGTCAAATGTTTGAATAAacttcacacaaacagcagaaaaaaagcttCATAACTGAATATTAATACTTGCTACGGTGTCCTGATCAGGTCCAGCGTCCCCGATATTGTCCTGAGTCTCTGATATGAGTCCGATCCTatcattaaattaatttaacgttttttaaaaagtgctttaaGCTGGTGAATCGACATGATCGTATTAGAGTTAATTAGACCCCACCCTGGTATAAAATCAGTGTTGGTGATGGCTGGAGCTGTGGACACTCGGGGTTAAGAGCCTCAGCTGCCTCCTGGTACAGAACTGTCCCTGACTGGACTCAGGACATAAGCCCTTCACTTGGTAAATACTGGCACGACTTTGTCAAACTGTAAAAGCAGCTATAGAAGCAGCGAcataacaaaaagaaatgacaggGTTAGGTGTTTCTGAACCGGAGGACTTGTTGACTGAAAAACTGCGCTCTGGCGATCACGTCGTTGGCGAAGTCCCCGCCGGGCGTCACAGTGTCCAGCTGTTCGTACAGCAGAGGAAGGACTCGTTCCTCGCCAGCGATGTAACAGGCCAACGCTCCTGAGACACAAACATGGGACCAGGATATTGTGAgcctcacacacattcagcctTCGGCTACATGTCACAGAACATTTGGCCACAGTTCAgcccacaaaacaaccaaagcaCCAATTTTAGGTTCTGAACGTCGCTGCATCGGCCTTTGTGGATTTCATTCACACTTCAGTTCATTAATTCTACAGGACTAAAGGGTCAAATAACCAGTACAGAAGGATTTGAGGGTTGATTTGTAGTTTAAAGACATGAGAGGTTCCCTGACGCCGCCTGGTTCTGAGTTTCATTTGACTAAAGTTGATCTTTCAAGTCTTATCATGGATGATAAAACCTATGGCTAAGAATTATTCAGATGTTTGCACCTTTGAGTCGCTGCTCTTTGTTCCAGTCCAGCTTGTTCCTCGTCATGCTCTTGAAGAGCTGGATCAGGAAGGTGACACCCTGGTCCATGTGCTCCTCGCTGTACGGGTTTCCTTTCACTGCATGGTAGTTCTTATTGATCTTATGTGGAAGAAGATGTAGTGAATCACTGCACATATCAATGTGTGTCCTTCAGAACCTGTTGTCCAGAACTTTCTGTACACACCTGCATGAGGCCGAAGCAGTTTGGGTCGCTGATTCCGAAGCCGCTCGGCAACAGCATTTCTCCAAACTTAGACTGTCTGGAGATGATGGCGGCGATCAGGGCCGGGTGGACTCTGAGCCTGCAGACGACAGCAGCAGTCGGTGTCACCGTCAGTAACTGTCATGGTTACTTTGGCAATAATTCATTCACTGATCAGGTTTTTATGAAAAGGACACAAGCCAAACTAATTTCcctgagagcagcagagaaacaggtCAGTCAGGGGAAACTTTCAGCTTAGATTTAGGAACTTAGAGCATATTTATAAATCATCATGAAGATGGATGCAGCACAGATGGACCcaagacagagacacaaaaaacatcaacaatgacacaaaaaacagcagcaaacattaaataaaaaagatgaaaccATCTTCAGCTCAGAGCAGAATGACAGACACATGGGGAGTGTTTCCTTTAGCCACTATAGTTGAGAAGGTATTTACTTATTTGCGACACTGAGGATGTTCTCTGTGTGCCGCTCCAGCTCCTTCAGGTCTCTTCTTGCCAGCTCATTGGAAGCAGAATGTCCAGTCAGCCGTTGacctgaaatggaaaaacacgACAGGCTCCACCTCCATGCTGATTTCAGAACTTGTTTCTAGCCAAACTGCCTGAGTAAAAGATTATCCTCAGGAAAACAGGACctattttgttcatttccatTACATCTCCAAACTGCTGGGTTTCATACttcacagaggaaaacaaagtgaaCTGACCGTTGACGTTCAGCTGTTGTAAGGATCCTGTTGTGTCCACTTTGTGGATGTCTCCGTACTCTGCAACAGAAAACACGTCAGACCTGTTTATGTGATCCTGATGGTGTTTACCTGTGAATCTGTCTTCTCCCTGCTCACCTGCAAGAAACAGACCCACTTGTCTTCTGAAAGGAAGCGCTGCAACGACACaagaacaaacaggaagtcatgtTTATGCACTGTAGGCCTCAGTGCGAGCCTCATGGCTACAGGACGCAGGACAAACCGACCTACGAGATTCTGCAGGGAAGATCGCAGATTCTGGATCACCGGCACAGGAAGGACGGCGACAACAACCACGAccgcaacagcagcagtgaggacaAACACCAAGACAGTGCTGAGCAGCAAGGTGGACCATCTGAGACCGACGTCTGGATGATCGAGCTCTTCTGCAAAGACAATGAAACAGCCTAAAGAGCTGAGCCCCACTCGTCCTAAAAAACAGCTGCTTATACTAAAGGAACATGTGGTTCCCCAGCACCTGAACACAGCATGTGGACATGTTTTACCAGGGATGTAAACCTTCTCCTCCTTCACGATGCTGCCTCCAGGTTCCTCCACTCGACAGATCACAACTTTCTGTCCTGCAGTAACAGAAGAGGAGGGACGCCTTCAAAccactcacacagaaaacagtgcgGGTGAGGAAGAGCCATGCGAGCCAGTGCAGCGGTGCGACGCCGTGAAGCAGCCGAGCGATTTGCCCGGGACTCCTGAGGGCGAACCCACCTTTCCCTACGGTCAGGTGCGCCTCTGAGCTGATGGAGTAATTGCCATCGGGTCCGACCGAGGACTGAATCTGCGCGGGGATGGCCTTCCTCCCACCGTCCAGCACGGACATCAGCAGCTCCAGGTTCCAGCTGCTGCACTCACAGCGGACCAACATCTGGTTCACA
The window above is part of the Mastacembelus armatus chromosome 18, fMasArm1.2, whole genome shotgun sequence genome. Proteins encoded here:
- the LOC113139482 gene encoding uncharacterized protein LOC113139482 isoform X2, translating into MTPSVFGFLCLGSAQFFGFALLPATGRPLETYSPGRVFAVSGQDVVLPCRLPLSVAVSRDSLVEWKRIEGPSVVTVHVERSGEELVKEKDAAYVGRTKLLEDGSLSLLGVSRRDIGTYMCAFPTETWPQVSVSLVVGEVSEISVSFQRMPVNQMLVRCECSSWNLELLMSVLDGGRKAIPAQIQSSVGPDGNYSISSEAHLTVGKGQKVVICRVEEPGGSIVKEEKVYIPEELDHPDVGLRWSTLLLSTVLVFVLTAAVAVVVVVAVLPVPVIQNLRSSLQNLVALPFRRQVGLFLAEYGDIHKVDTTGSLQQLNVNGQRLTGHSASNELARRDLKELERHTENILSVANKLRVHPALIAAIISRQSKFGEMLLPSGFGISDPNCFGLMQINKNYHAVKGNPYSEEHMDQGVTFLIQLFKSMTRNKLDWNKEQRLKGALACYIAGEERVLPLLYEQLDTVTPGGDFANDVIARAQFFSQQVLRFRNT
- the LOC113139482 gene encoding uncharacterized protein LOC113139482 isoform X1, with amino-acid sequence MTPSVFGFLCLGSAQFFGFALLPATGRPLETYSPGRVFAVSGQDVVLPCRLPLSVAVSRDSLVEWKRIEGPSVVTVHVERSGEELVKEKDAAYVGRTKLLEDGSLSLLGVSRRDIGTYMCAFPTETWPQVSVSLVVGEVSEISVSFQRMPVNQMLVRCECSSWNLELLMSVLDGGRKAIPAQIQSSVGPDGNYSISSEAHLTVGKGQKVVICRVEEPGGSIVKEEKVYIPGKTCPHAVFRCWGTTCSFSISSCFLGRVGLSSLGCFIVFAEELDHPDVGLRWSTLLLSTVLVFVLTAAVAVVVVVAVLPVPVIQNLRSSLQNLVALPFRRQVGLFLAEYGDIHKVDTTGSLQQLNVNGQRLTGHSASNELARRDLKELERHTENILSVANKLRVHPALIAAIISRQSKFGEMLLPSGFGISDPNCFGLMQINKNYHAVKGNPYSEEHMDQGVTFLIQLFKSMTRNKLDWNKEQRLKGALACYIAGEERVLPLLYEQLDTVTPGGDFANDVIARAQFFSQQVLRFRNT